A stretch of Mytilus edulis chromosome 11, xbMytEdul2.2, whole genome shotgun sequence DNA encodes these proteins:
- the LOC139496012 gene encoding zinc finger and SCAN domain-containing protein 2-like isoform X2 yields the protein MDSKQCHVCGEIFINVSVVWSHISSHSRKEIYDCLVAFKSSLEIFMKQYFALKEYVDSYLIQGNCKDNDKNGENSRTVNMAGEINKINSTMNMVEENDSKVNMVGENIGTVNMAGENLRSDNHLFQRKDQNSDSKTSERIKNIRKEKCKSNHETNEQMEEPDDDVLVLSETDYRHETEINHVGFISDNDNCNKFDSEIEDNSFSESKGDNLNPTSGETSFSELTNLQTKSEVEHNLSVIDLSEVEHEEEDMDTKFEMTYDPLENDHQTKTYQEKESEKTENMYMYASSNHKGGNNTDNHTNMPDIKPVHVLTGKTIQMIAREISLNSGRDRIMKETTCEECGRTFATKFVLRRHMMSHTGERTHACPTCGKGFIGKQNMMVHLRVHTGEKPYKCSYCGQQFSQYGTLYRHRKRHTTDIRTANRTAF from the coding sequence ATGGATTCTAAACAGTGCCATGTTTGTGGAGAAATTTTCATTAATGTTAGCGTTGTCTGGTCCCACATAAGTAGTCATTCTAGAAAGGAGATTTATGATTGTCTTGTGGCATTCAAATCATCTTTAGaaatttttatgaaacaataTTTCGCCTTGAAGGAGTATGTCGACTCATATTTAATCCAAGGAAATTGTAAAGATAATGAcaaaaatggtgaaaatagtAGAACAGTGAATATGGCGGGAGAAATTAACAAGATCAATAGCACAATGAATATGGTGGAAGAAAACGATAGTAAAGTGAATATGGTGGGAGAAAACATTGGTACAGTGAATATGGCGGGAGAAAACTTGCGTTCAGATAATCACTTATTTCAAAGAAAAGATCAAAACTCTGATTCAAAAACATCCGAAAGAATTAAAAATatcagaaaagaaaaatgtaaaagcaatcatgaaacaaatgaacaaatggaAGAACCTGATGATGATGTTCTTGTTTTGTCCGAAACTGATTACAGACATGAGACAGAAATTAATCATGTTGGATTTATTTCTGATAATGATAATTGCAATAAATTTGATTCAGAAATTGAAGATAACTCTTTTTCAGAATCAAAGGGAGACAATTTAAATCCTACATCTGGAGAAACATCATTTTCAGAGCTAacaaatttacaaacaaaatctGAAGTAGAACATAATTTATCAGTGATAGATCTTTCCGAAGTTGAACATGAAGAGGAAGACATGGATACAAAGTTTGAGATGACATATGATCCATTAGAAAATGATCACCAAACCAAAACATATCAAGAGAAAGAAAGTGAGAAAACtgaaaatatgtatatgtatgcatCATCAAATCATAAGGGTGGAAATAATACAGATAATCATACAAACATGCCAGATATAAAACCTGTACATGTCCTGACAGGAAAAACAATTCAGATGATCGCGAGAGAAATCAGTTTAAACTCTGGAAGGGATAGAATCATGAAAGAAACAACATGTGAAGAATGTGGGAGAACTTTTGCAACTAAATTTGTCCTACGTCGTCACATGATGTCCCATACAGGGGAAAGAACTCATGCATGTCCGacatgtggtaaagggtttatcGGTAAACAAAATATGATGGTTCATCTCCGTGTTCATACTGGTGAAAAACCTTATAAATGTTCTTACTGTGGACAACAATTTTCTCAGTATGGTACATTATACCGCCATAGAAAACGTCATACCACTGACATTAGAACTGCAAACCGTACAGcattttaa
- the LOC139496012 gene encoding zinc finger and SCAN domain-containing protein 2-like isoform X1: MKNKTLNFNQSEPRMDSKQCHVCGEIFINVSVVWSHISSHSRKEIYDCLVAFKSSLEIFMKQYFALKEYVDSYLIQGNCKDNDKNGENSRTVNMAGEINKINSTMNMVEENDSKVNMVGENIGTVNMAGENLRSDNHLFQRKDQNSDSKTSERIKNIRKEKCKSNHETNEQMEEPDDDVLVLSETDYRHETEINHVGFISDNDNCNKFDSEIEDNSFSESKGDNLNPTSGETSFSELTNLQTKSEVEHNLSVIDLSEVEHEEEDMDTKFEMTYDPLENDHQTKTYQEKESEKTENMYMYASSNHKGGNNTDNHTNMPDIKPVHVLTGKTIQMIAREISLNSGRDRIMKETTCEECGRTFATKFVLRRHMMSHTGERTHACPTCGKGFIGKQNMMVHLRVHTGEKPYKCSYCGQQFSQYGTLYRHRKRHTTDIRTANRTAF, from the coding sequence aattttaatCAGAGTGAACCAAGAATGGATTCTAAACAGTGCCATGTTTGTGGAGAAATTTTCATTAATGTTAGCGTTGTCTGGTCCCACATAAGTAGTCATTCTAGAAAGGAGATTTATGATTGTCTTGTGGCATTCAAATCATCTTTAGaaatttttatgaaacaataTTTCGCCTTGAAGGAGTATGTCGACTCATATTTAATCCAAGGAAATTGTAAAGATAATGAcaaaaatggtgaaaatagtAGAACAGTGAATATGGCGGGAGAAATTAACAAGATCAATAGCACAATGAATATGGTGGAAGAAAACGATAGTAAAGTGAATATGGTGGGAGAAAACATTGGTACAGTGAATATGGCGGGAGAAAACTTGCGTTCAGATAATCACTTATTTCAAAGAAAAGATCAAAACTCTGATTCAAAAACATCCGAAAGAATTAAAAATatcagaaaagaaaaatgtaaaagcaatcatgaaacaaatgaacaaatggaAGAACCTGATGATGATGTTCTTGTTTTGTCCGAAACTGATTACAGACATGAGACAGAAATTAATCATGTTGGATTTATTTCTGATAATGATAATTGCAATAAATTTGATTCAGAAATTGAAGATAACTCTTTTTCAGAATCAAAGGGAGACAATTTAAATCCTACATCTGGAGAAACATCATTTTCAGAGCTAacaaatttacaaacaaaatctGAAGTAGAACATAATTTATCAGTGATAGATCTTTCCGAAGTTGAACATGAAGAGGAAGACATGGATACAAAGTTTGAGATGACATATGATCCATTAGAAAATGATCACCAAACCAAAACATATCAAGAGAAAGAAAGTGAGAAAACtgaaaatatgtatatgtatgcatCATCAAATCATAAGGGTGGAAATAATACAGATAATCATACAAACATGCCAGATATAAAACCTGTACATGTCCTGACAGGAAAAACAATTCAGATGATCGCGAGAGAAATCAGTTTAAACTCTGGAAGGGATAGAATCATGAAAGAAACAACATGTGAAGAATGTGGGAGAACTTTTGCAACTAAATTTGTCCTACGTCGTCACATGATGTCCCATACAGGGGAAAGAACTCATGCATGTCCGacatgtggtaaagggtttatcGGTAAACAAAATATGATGGTTCATCTCCGTGTTCATACTGGTGAAAAACCTTATAAATGTTCTTACTGTGGACAACAATTTTCTCAGTATGGTACATTATACCGCCATAGAAAACGTCATACCACTGACATTAGAACTGCAAACCGTACAGcattttaa